One Cellulomonas taurus genomic region harbors:
- the eda gene encoding bifunctional 4-hydroxy-2-oxoglutarate aldolase/2-dehydro-3-deoxy-phosphogluconate aldolase, protein MDVLTQLSASRLVPVVVLDQAADADGLASALVAGGLPVAEVTFRTDAAAESIRIMADRGDVLVGAGTVITPAQVDQAVAAGARYLVSPGTSRAVIERAQEHGVPVLPGAVTATEVQAALELGLDTVKFFPAGTSGGAPAISALSAPFGGVRFVPTGGVGPKNLHEYLALPSVAAVGGSWMVPRDRVRAGDFDGVQALIADAVALAQSLRP, encoded by the coding sequence ATGGACGTCCTCACGCAGTTGTCAGCCTCCCGCCTGGTCCCGGTCGTGGTGCTCGACCAGGCAGCCGATGCCGACGGGCTCGCCTCGGCGCTGGTCGCCGGGGGACTGCCGGTGGCCGAGGTGACCTTCCGCACCGACGCCGCCGCCGAGTCGATTCGGATCATGGCCGACCGCGGTGACGTGCTGGTCGGTGCGGGCACCGTGATCACCCCGGCGCAGGTCGACCAGGCGGTCGCCGCCGGGGCGCGCTACCTGGTCTCGCCGGGCACCTCCCGCGCGGTGATCGAGCGGGCACAGGAGCACGGCGTCCCGGTGCTGCCCGGCGCGGTGACCGCCACCGAGGTGCAGGCGGCGCTCGAACTCGGGCTGGACACGGTGAAGTTCTTCCCGGCCGGGACCTCCGGCGGGGCGCCGGCCATCTCGGCGCTGTCGGCTCCCTTCGGCGGTGTGCGGTTCGTGCCGACCGGCGGCGTCGGGCCGAAGAACCTGCACGAGTACCTGGCGCTGCCGTCGGTGGCGGCGGTGGGCGGCTCGTGGATGGTGCCGCGCGACCGGGTGCGGGCCGGGGACTTCGACGGGGTGCAGGCGCTGATCGCCGACGCCGTCGCCCTCGCGCAGTCCCTGCGGCCCTGA
- a CDS encoding sugar kinase, with translation MTTLPLRPAADCRYDAVSLGEVMLRLDPGEGRVRTTRQFRASEGGGEYNVARGLRRAFGLRTGIVTALVDNEVGRLVEDCILAGGVDTEHIRWVPSDGVGRSVRNGLNFTERGFGVRGAVGVSDRGHTAASQLRAEDVDWDDLFGRQGARWLHTGGIFAALSETSAETTLAAVKAARAHGTLVSYDLNYRPSLWKSIGGQAKAQEVNRAIAPYVDVMIGNEEDFTASLGFEVEGVDADLAELDVSGFAAMIDRVAAEYPNFRVIATTLRTVRTATVNDWGAIAWSADSGLVRATHRERLEILDRVGGGDSFASGLIAALLDGEPLATAVEWGAAHGALAMTTPGDTSMANRAEVLKLAGGGGARVDR, from the coding sequence ATGACCACCCTCCCGCTCCGTCCCGCCGCCGACTGCCGCTACGACGCGGTGTCCCTCGGTGAGGTGATGCTGCGCCTGGACCCCGGTGAGGGTCGGGTGCGCACCACCCGTCAGTTCCGCGCCTCGGAGGGCGGTGGCGAGTACAACGTCGCCCGCGGTCTGCGCCGCGCCTTCGGCCTGCGCACCGGCATCGTGACGGCGTTGGTCGACAACGAGGTCGGTCGCCTGGTCGAGGACTGCATCCTGGCCGGCGGCGTCGACACCGAGCACATCCGCTGGGTGCCGTCGGACGGGGTGGGCCGCAGCGTCCGCAACGGACTCAACTTCACCGAGCGCGGCTTCGGGGTACGCGGCGCCGTCGGCGTCTCGGACCGGGGCCACACCGCCGCGTCCCAGCTGCGGGCCGAGGACGTGGACTGGGACGACCTGTTCGGTCGCCAGGGCGCCCGCTGGCTGCACACCGGTGGCATCTTCGCCGCGCTCAGTGAGACCTCCGCCGAGACCACGCTGGCGGCGGTCAAGGCAGCCCGCGCGCACGGCACCCTGGTGTCCTACGACCTGAACTACCGGCCCAGCCTGTGGAAGTCGATCGGCGGCCAGGCCAAGGCCCAGGAGGTCAACCGGGCGATCGCGCCGTACGTCGACGTGATGATCGGCAACGAGGAGGACTTCACCGCGTCGCTCGGCTTCGAGGTCGAGGGCGTGGACGCCGACCTCGCCGAACTGGACGTCTCCGGCTTCGCGGCGATGATCGACCGGGTGGCGGCCGAATACCCGAACTTCCGGGTGATCGCCACCACCCTGCGCACCGTCCGGACCGCCACGGTCAACGACTGGGGTGCGATCGCCTGGTCCGCCGACTCCGGCCTGGTGCGGGCCACCCACCGCGAGCGGCTGGAGATCCTGGACCGGGTCGGTGGCGGCGACTCCTTCGCCTCCGGGCTGATCGCCGCGCTGCTCGACGGCGAGCCGCTGGCCACCGCGGTCGAGTGGGGCGCGGCGCACGGTGCGCTGGCGATGACCACCCCGGGCGACACCTCGATGGCCAACCGCGCCGAGGTGCTCAAGCTGGCCGGCGGTGGCGGCGCGCGCGTCGACCGCTGA
- the glpK gene encoding glycerol kinase GlpK, whose amino-acid sequence MSDKFVMAIDQGTTSSRAIIFDHAGQIVSVGQTEHQQIFPRAGWVEHDPNEIWTNVREVVGLALSRANKTYTDLAAIGITNQRETAVVWDRTTGQPVYNAIVWQDTRTQKICDDLAALGGGAERYKERTGLPLATYFSGPKVRWILDNVEGAREKAERGELAFGNTDSWVLWNMTGGVDGGIHVTDVTNASRTLLMNVDDLTWNEEIAAEMGIPMSMLPEIRSSSEVYGEGRKGGLVPGVPIAGILGDQQAATFGQACFEVGNAKNTYGTGNFMLLNTGTEPVASKNGLLTTVAYKIGDAPQVYALEGSIAVTGSLVQWLRDNLGMFMDAPDIEYLASKVDDNGGAYFVPAFSGLFAPYWRSDARGALVGLTRFVNRNHIARAALEATAFQTREVMDAMNADSGVALTELKVDGGMTANNLLMQFQADILDVPVIRPKVAETTALGAAYAAGIAVGYWNGEQDVIDNWAEDTRWESKIDSSERDRQYRLWKKAVTKTFDWVDDDVK is encoded by the coding sequence ATGTCCGACAAGTTCGTCATGGCCATCGACCAGGGCACCACCTCGTCCCGGGCGATCATCTTCGACCACGCGGGTCAGATCGTGTCGGTCGGCCAGACCGAGCACCAGCAGATCTTCCCGCGGGCCGGCTGGGTCGAGCACGACCCGAACGAGATCTGGACCAACGTCCGCGAGGTCGTGGGCTTGGCCCTGTCCCGCGCGAACAAGACCTACACCGACCTGGCAGCGATCGGCATCACGAACCAGCGCGAGACCGCGGTGGTCTGGGACCGCACGACCGGTCAGCCGGTCTACAACGCGATCGTCTGGCAGGACACCCGCACCCAGAAGATCTGCGACGACCTCGCGGCGCTGGGCGGCGGGGCCGAGCGCTACAAGGAGCGCACCGGTCTGCCGCTGGCGACCTACTTCTCCGGCCCCAAGGTCCGCTGGATCCTGGACAACGTCGAGGGCGCCCGGGAGAAGGCCGAGCGCGGTGAGCTGGCCTTCGGCAACACCGACTCCTGGGTGCTGTGGAACATGACCGGCGGTGTGGACGGCGGCATCCACGTCACCGACGTCACCAACGCCTCGCGCACGCTGCTGATGAACGTCGACGACCTGACCTGGAACGAGGAGATCGCCGCCGAGATGGGCATCCCGATGTCCATGCTCCCGGAGATCCGTTCCTCCTCCGAGGTCTACGGCGAGGGCCGCAAGGGCGGACTGGTCCCGGGTGTGCCGATCGCGGGCATCCTGGGCGACCAGCAGGCGGCCACCTTCGGCCAGGCCTGCTTCGAGGTCGGCAACGCCAAGAACACCTACGGCACCGGCAACTTCATGCTGCTGAACACCGGCACCGAGCCGGTCGCCTCCAAGAACGGCCTGCTCACCACCGTCGCCTACAAGATCGGTGACGCCCCGCAGGTGTACGCGCTGGAGGGGTCGATCGCGGTCACCGGTTCGCTGGTGCAGTGGCTCCGGGACAACCTGGGCATGTTCATGGACGCCCCGGACATCGAGTACCTGGCCAGCAAGGTCGACGACAACGGTGGCGCGTACTTCGTGCCGGCGTTCTCCGGGCTGTTCGCCCCGTACTGGCGGTCGGACGCCCGCGGCGCGCTGGTCGGCCTGACCCGGTTCGTGAACCGCAACCACATCGCCCGTGCGGCGCTGGAGGCCACCGCCTTCCAGACCCGCGAGGTGATGGACGCGATGAACGCCGACTCCGGCGTGGCGCTCACCGAGCTCAAGGTGGACGGCGGCATGACCGCCAACAACCTGCTGATGCAGTTCCAGGCCGACATCCTCGACGTGCCGGTGATCCGGCCGAAGGTGGCGGAGACCACCGCCCTGGGTGCCGCCTACGCCGCCGGTATCGCGGTCGGCTACTGGAACGGCGAGCAGGACGTCATCGACAACTGGGCCGAGGACACCCGCTGGGAGTCGAAGATCGACTCCTCGGAGCGTGACCGTCAGTACCGGCTGTGGAAGAAGGCCGTGACCAAGACCTTCGACTGGGTCGACGACGACGTGAAGTGA